A window of the Archocentrus centrarchus isolate MPI-CPG fArcCen1 chromosome 17, fArcCen1, whole genome shotgun sequence genome harbors these coding sequences:
- the LOC115795800 gene encoding uncharacterized protein LOC115795800: MDAEATRTIEVATLGRPFSLGMLYDCRQDLLIPGLTLWDCDDLEKNKREQEQPNSDFEIVSSESIEDKSSALNVEASLKASFLGGLVEVGGSAKYLRDQKTSNYQARVTLKYKTTTKFQELSMNHLGRGNVKHPYVFEQGIATHVVTGILYGAQAFFVFDREVSKEEKCQEIQGSLKVMIKKIPLLSIEGEGSVKMEDKDKANVDKFSCTFYGDFNIQKPPTTFQEAVAVYQSLPTLLGANGEKAVPVKVWLLPLTSLDSSAAKLVRQISIRLVQESQSVLEEFSELEMRWNDALRTSTAQQFPQISKKLKSFKEMCSEFKLEFQRTLAKKLPSIRGGGEEEAQLAEILKKRHSSPFSSKNLTEWMDCREREISILKSFTNMMKNTKIAPSQSVLHEELLSAEHALCFVFTSLGKDEPYLSAFSNYLKEKTDLQDHHTYDVEKEQWYLSKEVADDMRKKAKLFNDFSEANKENKNVKFLTVGLTNETQEGSSIYLYKDGFAVSENFEPPSKPETVTAADINHNSVTLKISPPTFGAENITSYSLEYCVSGEDGWQQQTKPNSEEVTVTDLKPNTEYVFRCRAVTSAGVGPANVISDAIKTLPCSPPGKPQAEPISSEISVSWEKPAELGQDVQIFSYIVQYAKTNGSSKVNDLKWNQTISGGEKAVISGLQSETQYAVKVICDCGVDGRSKESITVNICTTKREFERLAEYLKHISKKTNSKLPSVYKLPLEEEDMDIDGCRRYMFGKESMRQNRTIMLLGATGSGKSTLINGMINYIVGVEWNDSFRFKLVDEDQSSSQAHSQTSEVTVYEVNHQEGFKIPFSITIVDTPGFGDTRGVARDKEITEQIRRLFSSPNAVSEIDAVCFVTQASLARLTATQKYVFDSVLSIFGKDVADNIEMLVTFADGQEPPVLEAINVSGVPCPKNDLGLPVHFKFNNSALFADNRCNKDDGEDLDEDDSSFDEMFWKMGAKSMEKFFTALGKMETKSLLMTKEVLKERKQLETAIEGLQPQVRTGLAKLEQIKTTKEKIKECEAVITSNEKFEIEVDVIKPVQKKLTETEVFITNCQICSVTCHYPCAIEQDSEKRDCASMDMNGMCVVCPGKCIWSVHFNQTYSWEYVQVKEKQTVQELKRKYENANEEKMTVQDLIDRQEDEILQLQDTMVTLMDQTAKCITRLQEISLRPNPLTTPEYIDMMIEGERSEAKQGYLARIKSLEAMKERAKLISKVAQQDKYRKTEEELSEERKERKEKKGFVKKVLHFFGYSG, translated from the exons ATGGATGCTGAAGCCACCAGAACGATTGAGGTTGCAACGCTCGGCCGGCCCTTCAGCCTTGGAATGCTGTATGACTGCCGCCAGGATTTACTCATACCTG GACTGACACTGTGGGACTGTGATgacctggaaaaaaataaaagagaacaaGAACAACCTAACAGTGACTTTGAGATTGTTTCATCTGAATCAATTGAGGATAAATCTTCAGCACTAAATGTTGAGGCATCCCTGAAGGCAAGTTTCTTGGGTGGACTGGTTGAGGTTGGAGGATCAGCCAAATACCTGAGAGATCAGAAGACATCCAACTATCAGGCCAGAGTGACACTGAAATACAAAACTACCACAAAGTTCCAGGAACTGTCAATGAATCACCTCGGAAGAGGTAATGTGAAGCATCCCTATGTTTTTGAGCAAGGAATAGCAACACATGTAGTCACAGGTATCCTTTATGGGGCACAAGCTTTCTTTGTATTTGACCGTGAGGTttctaaagaagaaaaatgtcaaGAAATCCAGGGCAGCCTGAAGGTGATGATCAAGAAAATCCCCTTGCTTTCCATAGAGGGTGAAGGTTCTGTGAAAATGGAAGATAAAGATAAAGCAAATGTTGATAAATTCTCCTGCACGTTTTATGGAGACTTTAACATTCAGAAACCTCCAACAACCTTCCAGGAAGCTGTAGCAGTCTATCAAAGTCTTCCAACATTACTGGGAGCCAATGGAGAAAAAGCCGTACCAGTGAAGGTCTGGCTGTTACCGCTGACCAGTTTAGATTCTTCTGCTGCTAAACTCGTCCGACAGATCAGTATAAGATTAGTTCAAGAATCACAGAGTGTCCTGGAAGAATTCAGTGAGCTGGAAATGAGATGGAACGATGCACTGAGAACTTCCACTGCACAGCAGTTCCCACAGATcagcaaaaaactgaaaagttttaaagaaatgtgttcTGAGTTCAAGCTGGAATTTCAGCGAACTCTAGCAAAGAAACTTCCATCAatccgaggaggaggagaagaggaggctCAACTCGCTGAGATCCTGAAGAAGAGACATTCTTCACCTTTCAGCAGCAAAAACTTGACTGAGTGGATGGactgtagagagagagaaatctcCATCTTAAAATCTTTCACCAACATGATGAAGAACACCAAGATTGCTCCATCTCAAAGTGTTCTACATGAAGAACTTCTCAGTGCAGAGCAcgccctgtgttttgttttcacctcATTGGGAAAGGATGAACCGTACCTCTCAGCTTTTTCAAactacttaaaagaaaaaacagacctTCAAGATCATCATACTTATGATGTAGAGAAGGAACAATGGTATCTTTCAAAGGAAGTAGCAGATGATATGAGGAAGAAAGCCAAACTCTTCAATGATTTTTCAGAGGCCAACAAGGAGAACAAGAACGTTAAGTTCCTGACAGTCGGATTAACTAATGAGACACAGGAAGGTTCCAGCATCTACCTTTATAAAGACGGATTTGCTGTCAGTGAGAACTTTGAACCTCCTTCAAAGCCTGAAACTGTAACAGCGGCTGATATAAACCACAACAGTGTGACACTGAAGATTTCTCCACCCACATTTGGAGCAGAGAACATCACCTCCTACTCTCTTGAGTACTGTGtcagtggagaggatggatggCAGCAACAGACAAAACCAAACTCTGAAGAAGTCACAGTGACAGATCTGAAACCAAACACAGAGTATGTGTTCAGATGCAGAGCAGTGACCTCAGCAGGTGTTGGACCAGCtaatgtaatcagtgatgccaTTAAAACTTTACCGTGCAGCCCTCCTGGAAAACCTCAGGCTGAACCAATCTCGAGTGAGATATCAGTGAGTTGGGAGAAGCCTGCTGAGCTTGGGCAGGATGTCCAGATATTCAGCTACATCGTGCAGTATGCAAAAACAAATGGAAGTTCAAAAGTAAATGACCTTAAATGGAACCAAACAATTTCAGGAGGAGAGAAGGCCGTCATTTCAGGGCTTCAGTCAGAGACACAATATGCAGTCAAGGTCATATGTGACTGTGGTGTAGATGGAAGAAGCAAGGAAAGCATCACTGTTAACATCTGCACAACAAAGCGTGAGTTTGAACGTCTTGCTGAATACTTGAAACATATCAGCAAGAAGACAAACTCAAAGCTGCCCTCAGTTTACAAGCTCCCTTTGGAAGAAGAAGATATGGACATCGATGGCTGTCGAAGGTACATGTTTGGCAAAGAAAGCATGAGGCAGAATCGTACAATAATGCTTCTTGGAGCAACCGGATCAGGAAAGTCCACTCTTATCAATGGAATGATCAACTACATTGTTGGTGTTGAGTGGAACGACAGTTTCAGATTTAAGTTAGTTGATGAGGATCAGTCAAGTTCACAAGCTCACAGTCAGACATCTGAGGTCACTGTGTATGAAGTCAACCACCAGGAGGGCTTTAAAATCCCCTTCTCCATCACCATTGTGGACACTCCAGGGTTTGGGGATACGAGAGGAGTAGCAAGAGACAAGGAGATCACCGAGCAAATCCGCAGGCTTTTCTCCTCTCCTAATGCAGTCAGTGAGATCGATGCAGTGTGTTTTGTTACTCAGGCCTCTCTTGCACGACTAACAGCAACACAGAAATATGTGTTTGACTCGGTGCTCTCCATTTTTGGCAAAGATGTGGCAGATAACATTGAAATGCTCGTGACTTTTGCTGATGGTCAGGAACCACCGGTTCTTGAGGCAATAAACGTCTCTGGGGTCCCATGTCCCAAAAATGATTTAGGCCTTCCAGTTCACTTCAAGTTCAACAACTCAGCATTGTTTGCAGACAACAGATGCAACAAAGACGATGGTGAGGATTTAGATGAGGACGATTCCAGCtttgatgaaatgttttggaAGATGGGGGCCAAGAGTATGGAGAAGTTCTTCACTGCTTTGGGAAAAATGGAAACCAAAAGCTTGCTGATGACCAAAGAAGTGCTAAAGGAGCGAAAGCAGCTTGAAACAGCCATCGAAGGGTTGCAGCCACAAGTTAGAACTGGATTAGCAAAACTTGAACAGATCAAGACGACCAAAGAAAAGATCAAAGAGTGCGAAGCAGTCATAACTTCAAATGAAAAGTTTGAGATTGAGGTGGATGTTATTAAGCCAGTCCAAAAAAAGCTCACAGAGACAGAAGTATTCATCACCAACTGCCAGATATGCTCAGTAACATGCCACTACCCATGTGCTATAGAACAAGATAGTGAGAAACGTGATTGTGCATCAATGGATATGAACGGGATGTGCGTTGTCTGCCCTGGAAAATGTATTTGGAGTGTGCACTTCAACCAGACATACAGTTGGGAGTATGTTCAAGTAAAAGAGAAGCAGACGGTGCAAGAGCTGAAACGCAAGTATGAAAACGCTAATGAAGAAAAGATGACTGTTCAGGACCTGATTGATAGGCAAGAGGACGAAATCCTTCAACTTCAGGACACAATGGTGACCCTCATGGATCAGACAGCTAAGTGCATAACTCGTCTGCAAGAGATCAGCCTGAGGCCCAACCCTCTGACCACCCCAGAGTACATCGACATGATGATTGAAGGAGAAAGATCAGAGGCTAAACAGGGTTACCTGGCTCGAATCAAATCTTTGGAGGCAATGAAGGAGAGGGCAAAACTTATCTCCAAGGTAGCCCAACAAGACAAATATCGAAAAACTGAGGAGGAATTATCTGAGGAGcgaaaggagagaaaagaaaaaaagggcttTGTAAAGAAAGTTCTACATTTCTTTGGATATTCAGGCTAA